The Cyprinus carpio isolate SPL01 chromosome B17, ASM1834038v1, whole genome shotgun sequence genome has a window encoding:
- the jmjd7 gene encoding bifunctional peptidase and (3S)-lysyl hydroxylase JMJD7 isoform X1: MDAVKECLRNVPKEARELYLNDAVPYLDGPLSPLQFYRDWIGPNKPCVIRNAFSDWPALSKWNPTYLREKVGSTVISVAVTPNGYADAVNGDRFVMPEERQMTFSSLLDIVEGKVKCSGVFYVQKQCSNLTEELPELTGDVQTHIPWMSEALGKQPDAVNFWLGEESAVTSMHKDHYENLYCVISGQKDFILLPPTDRPFIPYELYQPATYRQKEDGNFEIVDEEDTTKVPWIPLDPLNPDFDRYPSYRLAKPLLCTVKAGEMLYLPSLWFHHVRQSHGCIAVNFWYDMEYDIKYNYFQLVESLTNVVGSL; encoded by the exons ATGGATGCAGTTAAAGAATGCTTGAGAAATGTTCCTAAAGAAGCTCGGG AGCTTTATCTTAATGATGCAGTGCCATACCTGGATGGGCCGCTCTCTCCACTTCAGTTTTATCGTGACTGGATTGGTCCCAACAAGCCCTGCGTCATTCGCAATGCCTTCAGTGATTGGCCAGCTTTGTCTAAATGGAACCCCACATATCTCAG AGAGAAAGTGGGCTCCACGGTCATCAGTGTGGCTGTCACTCCAAACGGATACGCAGATGCCGTGAACGGGGATCGCTTTGTGATGCCAGAGGAGCGTCAGATGACCTTTAGCTCTCTGCTGGATATCGTCGAGGGGAAGGTGAAGTGCAGCGGTGTGTTTTACGTTCAGAAGCAATGCTCAAATCTGACTGAGGAGTTACCGGAGCTGACGGGAGACGTACAGACTCACATCCCCTGGATGAGTGAAGCTCTGG GAAAACAGCCTGATGCTGTAAATTTTTGGCTTGGGGAGGAAAGCGCCGTCACATCAA TGCACAAAGATCATTATGAGAACCTGTACTGTGTGATCTCTGGACAGAAAGACTTTATTTTGCTTCCACCGACTGATAGACCTTTCATACCGTATG AGCTCTACCAGCCAGCGACATACAGACAGAAAGAGGATGGCAACTTTGAAATAGTGGATGAGGAAGATACAACCAAA GTGCCCTGGATCCCTCTAGACCCCCTGAACCCAGATTTTGATAGATATCCCTCCTACAGGCTGGCGAAACCTCTGCTCTGCACTGTGAAAGCTGGAGAGATGTTGTACCTGCCCTCCCTCTGGTTCCACCACGTTAGACAGTCTCATGGCTGCATAGCCG TGAATTTCTGGTATGACATGGAATATGATATCAAGTACAATTACTTCCAGCTTGTGGAGTCCTTGACAAACGTTGTTGGATCACTGTGA
- the jmjd7 gene encoding bifunctional peptidase and (3S)-lysyl hydroxylase JMJD7 isoform X2: MDAVKECLRNVPKEARELYLNDAVPYLDGPLSPLQFYRDWIGPNKPCVIRNAFSDWPALSKWNPTYLREKVGSTVISVAVTPNGYADAVNGDRFVMPEERQMTFSSLLDIVEGKVKCSGVFYVQKQCSNLTEELPELTGDVQTHIPWMSEALVHKDHYENLYCVISGQKDFILLPPTDRPFIPYELYQPATYRQKEDGNFEIVDEEDTTKVPWIPLDPLNPDFDRYPSYRLAKPLLCTVKAGEMLYLPSLWFHHVRQSHGCIAVNFWYDMEYDIKYNYFQLVESLTNVVGSL, translated from the exons ATGGATGCAGTTAAAGAATGCTTGAGAAATGTTCCTAAAGAAGCTCGGG AGCTTTATCTTAATGATGCAGTGCCATACCTGGATGGGCCGCTCTCTCCACTTCAGTTTTATCGTGACTGGATTGGTCCCAACAAGCCCTGCGTCATTCGCAATGCCTTCAGTGATTGGCCAGCTTTGTCTAAATGGAACCCCACATATCTCAG AGAGAAAGTGGGCTCCACGGTCATCAGTGTGGCTGTCACTCCAAACGGATACGCAGATGCCGTGAACGGGGATCGCTTTGTGATGCCAGAGGAGCGTCAGATGACCTTTAGCTCTCTGCTGGATATCGTCGAGGGGAAGGTGAAGTGCAGCGGTGTGTTTTACGTTCAGAAGCAATGCTCAAATCTGACTGAGGAGTTACCGGAGCTGACGGGAGACGTACAGACTCACATCCCCTGGATGAGTGAAGCTCTGG TGCACAAAGATCATTATGAGAACCTGTACTGTGTGATCTCTGGACAGAAAGACTTTATTTTGCTTCCACCGACTGATAGACCTTTCATACCGTATG AGCTCTACCAGCCAGCGACATACAGACAGAAAGAGGATGGCAACTTTGAAATAGTGGATGAGGAAGATACAACCAAA GTGCCCTGGATCCCTCTAGACCCCCTGAACCCAGATTTTGATAGATATCCCTCCTACAGGCTGGCGAAACCTCTGCTCTGCACTGTGAAAGCTGGAGAGATGTTGTACCTGCCCTCCCTCTGGTTCCACCACGTTAGACAGTCTCATGGCTGCATAGCCG TGAATTTCTGGTATGACATGGAATATGATATCAAGTACAATTACTTCCAGCTTGTGGAGTCCTTGACAAACGTTGTTGGATCACTGTGA
- the tbpl2 gene encoding TATA box-binding protein-like 2 isoform X2, translating to MDVEASLENYFDQTIAGSSDYIFEGDLGLQGPAPRLQDSSFLSSLTSQEKDLTEDLDLSFLPDELGTQDEPSQAENLSRNEDSGIYTDCPPRESTEADTDTSNSAQNASQFNLPMTPMTPMTPMTPVAESSGIIPQLQNIVSTVNLACPLNLKSIALQARNAEYNPKRFAAVIMRIREPRTTALIFSSGKMVCTGAKSEEQSRLAARKYARVVQKLGFPAKFLDFKIQNMVGSCDVCFPIRLEGLVLTHQQFSSYEPELFPGLIYRMVKPRIVLLIFVSGKVVLTGAKERSEIYEAFENIYPILKGFRKQ from the exons ATGGATGTGGAGGCATCTCTCGAAAATTACTTTGACCAGACTATTGCT GGTTCATCTGATTACATCTTTGAGGGGGATCTGGGCCTACAGGGTCCAGCTCCACGGCTCCAAGATTCCTCTTTCCTGTCCTCTTTAACCTCTCAGGAGAAAGATCTCACTGAAGACTTGGACCTGAGCTTCTTACCAGATGAACTGGGCACTCAAGATGAGCCGTCACAGGCTGAGAATCTCAGCAGGAATGAGGACAGCGGCATTTACACTGACTGTCCTCCGAGAGAGTCCACAGAGGCAGATACTGACACCAGTAATTCTGCACAAAACGCCTCGCAGTTCAATCTCCCGATGACTCCCATGACCCCTATGACCCCCATGACACCAGTGGCAGAGAGTTCCGGCATCATCCCGCAATTACA GAATATTGTGTCAACAGTGAATCTTGCTTGCCCTCTGAATCTCAAATCCATTGCACTTCAAGCTCGAAATGCTGAATATAACCCAAAG CGTTTTGCTGCTGTTATAATGAGGATCCGTGAACCAAGAACCACTGCTCTCATATTCAGCTCTGGGAAAATGGTCTGCACTGGGGCCAAGAG TGAGGAGCAATCTCGCCTTGCAGCACGGAAATATGCCCGGGTGGTACAGAAACTTGGTTTCCCTGCCAAATTCCTTGACTTCAAAATCCAAAACATGGTTGGAAGTTGTGACGTCTGCTTTCCTATCCGCTTAGAAGGCCTGGTCCTCACTCACCAGCAGTTCAGCAG CTATGAGCCAGAGTTGTTTCCTGGATTGATATATCGCATGGTGAAGCCACGTATTGTGCTGCTGATTTTTGTGTCTGGAAAAGTTGTGCTCACAG gtGCAAAAGAGCGGTCAGAGATCTATGAAGCCTTTGAAAATATTTACCCCATCCTCAAGGGGTTCAGGAAGCAGTAG
- the tbpl2 gene encoding TATA box-binding protein-like 2 isoform X1, translating into MDVEASLENYFDQTIAGSSDYIFEGDLGLQGPAPRLQDSSFLSSLTSQEKDLTEDLDLSFLPDELGTQDEPSQAENLSRNEDSGIYTDCPPRESTEADTDTSNSAQNASQFNLPMTPMTPMTPMTPVAESSGIIPQLQNIVSTVNLACPLNLKSIALQARNAEYNPKRFAAVIMRIREPRTTALIFSSGKMVCTGAKSSEEQSRLAARKYARVVQKLGFPAKFLDFKIQNMVGSCDVCFPIRLEGLVLTHQQFSSYEPELFPGLIYRMVKPRIVLLIFVSGKVVLTGAKERSEIYEAFENIYPILKGFRKQ; encoded by the exons ATGGATGTGGAGGCATCTCTCGAAAATTACTTTGACCAGACTATTGCT GGTTCATCTGATTACATCTTTGAGGGGGATCTGGGCCTACAGGGTCCAGCTCCACGGCTCCAAGATTCCTCTTTCCTGTCCTCTTTAACCTCTCAGGAGAAAGATCTCACTGAAGACTTGGACCTGAGCTTCTTACCAGATGAACTGGGCACTCAAGATGAGCCGTCACAGGCTGAGAATCTCAGCAGGAATGAGGACAGCGGCATTTACACTGACTGTCCTCCGAGAGAGTCCACAGAGGCAGATACTGACACCAGTAATTCTGCACAAAACGCCTCGCAGTTCAATCTCCCGATGACTCCCATGACCCCTATGACCCCCATGACACCAGTGGCAGAGAGTTCCGGCATCATCCCGCAATTACA GAATATTGTGTCAACAGTGAATCTTGCTTGCCCTCTGAATCTCAAATCCATTGCACTTCAAGCTCGAAATGCTGAATATAACCCAAAG CGTTTTGCTGCTGTTATAATGAGGATCCGTGAACCAAGAACCACTGCTCTCATATTCAGCTCTGGGAAAATGGTCTGCACTGGGGCCAAGAG CAGTGAGGAGCAATCTCGCCTTGCAGCACGGAAATATGCCCGGGTGGTACAGAAACTTGGTTTCCCTGCCAAATTCCTTGACTTCAAAATCCAAAACATGGTTGGAAGTTGTGACGTCTGCTTTCCTATCCGCTTAGAAGGCCTGGTCCTCACTCACCAGCAGTTCAGCAG CTATGAGCCAGAGTTGTTTCCTGGATTGATATATCGCATGGTGAAGCCACGTATTGTGCTGCTGATTTTTGTGTCTGGAAAAGTTGTGCTCACAG gtGCAAAAGAGCGGTCAGAGATCTATGAAGCCTTTGAAAATATTTACCCCATCCTCAAGGGGTTCAGGAAGCAGTAG
- the atg14 gene encoding beclin 1-associated autophagy-related key regulator isoform X2 — MACPLSGEPRALGPGEDHPESASETRAPVRPQPPQQHPQPACVNAAAAVMVEALDDAEGLFVAVERCPLCNTARRRLTCARCIQNGDFVYFDGRNPERYSEKLQRLQKLKNEKENLQQRVIKAMDKKVQADQLRWKIMSCKMKVQQLKEAICTGNEEVKSGKELLLRSQEEGQRLQRRASRHQEKRDKIKRHNQRLGELLEKRSKELQARLEVLAEVRREHILEVTTHIFNIQEEKQGSRDPAEAENDLALTSSTVSELAEARRITYSSGRWIWDDQNGETSISITGPHVTLPSNGDCSAYYSWVEEKSGNQGPELDHINPAHTISAALCYATQLINILSHILDVNLPKKLCNSEFCGDNLTRYRFTRAVNKLNTNILHLCFSQHVDSELLHPHHTLRNIIFLVSPANKKLGRTGPFEVSADLEDSMEFVEPEAAGPAEESGEEAVTDEETDLGIDWETVPSPRFCDIPSQPMDLSQSGMQASQPIGNAGGMISSAAASVTSWFRTYTGQR, encoded by the exons ATGGCGTGTCCCTTATCAGGCGAACCCCGGGCTTTGGGGCCTGGTGAAGATCATCCAGAGTCTGCATCAGAGACCCGGGCGCCCGTTCGACCCCAGCCGCCTCAGCAGCACCCTCAGCCGGCGTGCGTGAACGCTGCCGCCGCGGTCATGGTGGAGGCTCTGGATGATGCAGAGGGGCTCTTTGTAGCCGTGGAGAGATGTCCGCTCTGCAACACGGCCAGACGCAGACTGACCTGCGCCCGCTGCATACAGAACGGCGATTTCGTGTATTTTGACGGGAGAAATCCAGAGAg GTATTCAGAAAAGCTTCAACGACTACAAAAGCTCAAAAATGAAAAGGAGAATCTTCAACAGAG AGTCATCAAAGCCATGGACAAGAAGGTCCAGGCAGACCAGCTT AGGTGGAAAATCATGTCATGCAAGATGAAAGTCCAGCAACTCAAAGAGGCCATCTGCACCGGCAATGAAGAAGTGAAGAGCG GCAAGGAGCTGTTATTGCGTTCTCAGGAGGAAGGGCAGCGACTGCAGCGCAGGGCCAGCCGACATCAGGAAAAGAGGGACAAAATTAAGCGCCATAACCAACGTCTAGGCGAGCTTCTGGAGAAGAGATCCAAAGAGCTGCAGGCGAGGCTGGAGGTCCTGGCTGAAGTGCGGAGAGAGCACATCCTGGAGGTCACCACTCACATCTTCAACATCCAGGAGGAGAAGCAGGGCAGCAG GGACCCAGCAGAGGCTGAGAATGACCTTGCTCTGACCTCCAGCACCGTCAGTGAACTCGCAGAGGCGAGGCGAATCACCTACAGCTCAGGCCGCTGGATCTGGGACGATCAGAACGGAGAGACGAGCATCAGTATCACTGGGCCACACGTCACACTTCCCAGTAATGGAGACTGCTCAGCCTATTACAGCTGGGTGGAGGAGAAGAGTGGAAATCAGGGGCCAG AGTTGGACCACATCAACCCGGCACACACCATCAGTGCCGCCCTCTGCTATGCTACACAGCTCATCAATATCCTGTCTCATATTCTTGATGTCAACCTTCCGAAAAAATTGTGCAACAG TGAGTTCTGTGGTGATAATCTGACCCGCTACCGATTCACCCGTGCTGTAAACAAACTTAACACCAACATCCTGCACCTCTGCTTCTCACAG CATGTTGACAGCGAGCTGCTTCATCCTCATCACACTTTGAGGAATATAATATTTCTGGTGTCTCCAGCAAACAAGAAACTTGGCAG AACCGGGCCGTTTGAGGTGAGTGCTGACTTGGAAGACTCTATGGAGTTTGTGGAACCAGAGGCGGCTGGACCAGCGGAGGAGAGCGGAGAGGAGGCTGTGACGGATGAAGAAACAGACTTGGGCATAGACTGGGAGACGGTTCCAAGCCCTCGCTTCTGTGACATCCCTTCCCAGCCTATGGATCTGTCCCAGAGCGGCATGCAGGCATCCCAGCCAATTGGCAATGCAGGGGGCATGATCTCCTCTGCGGCTGCCTCTGTCACGTCCTGGTTCCGCACCTATACCGGGCAGCGCTGA
- the atg14 gene encoding beclin 1-associated autophagy-related key regulator isoform X1 yields MACPLSGEPRALGPGEDHPESASETRAPVRPQPPQQHPQPACVNAAAAVMVEALDDAEGLFVAVERCPLCNTARRRLTCARCIQNGDFVYFDGRNPERYSEKLQRLQKLKNEKENLQQRVIKAMDKKVQADQLRWKIMSCKMKVQQLKEAICTGNEEVKSGKELLLRSQEEGQRLQRRASRHQEKRDKIKRHNQRLGELLEKRSKELQARLEVLAEVRREHILEVTTHIFNIQEEKQGSRDPAEAENDLALTSSTVSELAEARRITYSSGRWIWDDQNGETSISITGPHVTLPSNGDCSAYYSWVEEKSGNQGPGTELIELDHINPAHTISAALCYATQLINILSHILDVNLPKKLCNSEFCGDNLTRYRFTRAVNKLNTNILHLCFSQHVDSELLHPHHTLRNIIFLVSPANKKLGRTGPFEVSADLEDSMEFVEPEAAGPAEESGEEAVTDEETDLGIDWETVPSPRFCDIPSQPMDLSQSGMQASQPIGNAGGMISSAAASVTSWFRTYTGQR; encoded by the exons ATGGCGTGTCCCTTATCAGGCGAACCCCGGGCTTTGGGGCCTGGTGAAGATCATCCAGAGTCTGCATCAGAGACCCGGGCGCCCGTTCGACCCCAGCCGCCTCAGCAGCACCCTCAGCCGGCGTGCGTGAACGCTGCCGCCGCGGTCATGGTGGAGGCTCTGGATGATGCAGAGGGGCTCTTTGTAGCCGTGGAGAGATGTCCGCTCTGCAACACGGCCAGACGCAGACTGACCTGCGCCCGCTGCATACAGAACGGCGATTTCGTGTATTTTGACGGGAGAAATCCAGAGAg GTATTCAGAAAAGCTTCAACGACTACAAAAGCTCAAAAATGAAAAGGAGAATCTTCAACAGAG AGTCATCAAAGCCATGGACAAGAAGGTCCAGGCAGACCAGCTT AGGTGGAAAATCATGTCATGCAAGATGAAAGTCCAGCAACTCAAAGAGGCCATCTGCACCGGCAATGAAGAAGTGAAGAGCG GCAAGGAGCTGTTATTGCGTTCTCAGGAGGAAGGGCAGCGACTGCAGCGCAGGGCCAGCCGACATCAGGAAAAGAGGGACAAAATTAAGCGCCATAACCAACGTCTAGGCGAGCTTCTGGAGAAGAGATCCAAAGAGCTGCAGGCGAGGCTGGAGGTCCTGGCTGAAGTGCGGAGAGAGCACATCCTGGAGGTCACCACTCACATCTTCAACATCCAGGAGGAGAAGCAGGGCAGCAG GGACCCAGCAGAGGCTGAGAATGACCTTGCTCTGACCTCCAGCACCGTCAGTGAACTCGCAGAGGCGAGGCGAATCACCTACAGCTCAGGCCGCTGGATCTGGGACGATCAGAACGGAGAGACGAGCATCAGTATCACTGGGCCACACGTCACACTTCCCAGTAATGGAGACTGCTCAGCCTATTACAGCTGGGTGGAGGAGAAGAGTGGAAATCAGGGGCCAGGTACAGAACTTA TAGAGTTGGACCACATCAACCCGGCACACACCATCAGTGCCGCCCTCTGCTATGCTACACAGCTCATCAATATCCTGTCTCATATTCTTGATGTCAACCTTCCGAAAAAATTGTGCAACAG TGAGTTCTGTGGTGATAATCTGACCCGCTACCGATTCACCCGTGCTGTAAACAAACTTAACACCAACATCCTGCACCTCTGCTTCTCACAG CATGTTGACAGCGAGCTGCTTCATCCTCATCACACTTTGAGGAATATAATATTTCTGGTGTCTCCAGCAAACAAGAAACTTGGCAG AACCGGGCCGTTTGAGGTGAGTGCTGACTTGGAAGACTCTATGGAGTTTGTGGAACCAGAGGCGGCTGGACCAGCGGAGGAGAGCGGAGAGGAGGCTGTGACGGATGAAGAAACAGACTTGGGCATAGACTGGGAGACGGTTCCAAGCCCTCGCTTCTGTGACATCCCTTCCCAGCCTATGGATCTGTCCCAGAGCGGCATGCAGGCATCCCAGCCAATTGGCAATGCAGGGGGCATGATCTCCTCTGCGGCTGCCTCTGTCACGTCCTGGTTCCGCACCTATACCGGGCAGCGCTGA
- the fbxo34 gene encoding F-box only protein 34, with protein sequence MPQKCETISYCNPTPYREPRLRASNPPSVWRITTMHLKPYPKPQDTEIHRESVHDGTRGLHADQQGVLSKDWGIRQACGLMGSPGNGTANRCPLSVISTNTLRCGSGSNAPTRVSGARRSRASSLKTFTSSLVLLSHSTGLENESSLRIYQGEDAEGSLDIWAVIKPGNTKEKIAIFASQKCGSTCSSVVDNTSETEAIAPELRTVSVKNKGCWDGDWSVAKRRRRSENPDKSKSMELSSPKTEILKVSQQETLNENIDTFKGVADDAVRTEGEEDDKTLSVVEMVAYLEQRASDQQVSSKVPSFRSTITLSKVGTIPQHAEQLSKVAEKLEVQGEEGESVRVLDMVAKLESQCLSRQSLREGGGDLSRNNSLRRKVGRVLLAGSEPFPLPSHPVSPTVPQDSRVESVPQQLDNDLDKLSSPPKTLESIETSQCGLDTCTLKDVESSCISREETSTAVQSLQSSPKDASSECSEEPIPGMLFFAESSPQSLKEHHLPSPSKSRSLDKEPSRIQDLEPFVNTSVSLREEIKDGLMADQNHQTFEETERGETCRVSQEPVPFPLRRLVSHEFLETRFKIQLLLEPQQYMAFLPHHIILKIFCLLPTESLAALKCTCHYFKFLIESYDVRPADSRWVSDPRYKDDPCKQCKKKYDRGDVSLCRWHHKPYCQALPYGPGYWMCCRKSHKDTPGCNVGLHDNRWVPAFHSINMPIYKKSRDTDEDL encoded by the exons ATGCCTCAGAAATGTGAAACTATCAGTTACTGCAACCCCACCCCTTACCGGGAACCACGGTTACGAGCCTCCAATCCACCATCAGTCTGGAG GATTACCACCATGCACCTCAAGCCATACCCCAAACCGCAAGATACAGAGATACATCGGGAATCTGTGCACGATGGAACAAGAGGCCTCCATGCCGACCAGCAGGGAGTGCTCAGTAAAGATTGGGGCATTCGCCAGGCGTGTGGCCTCATGGGCTCACCTGGCAATGGCACAGCCAACCGGTGTCCCCTCAGTGTCATCTCCACCAACACCCTCCGATGTGGCAGTGGGAGCAATGCACCAACTAGAGTTAGTGGGGCCCGCAGGAGCAGAGCATCCTCTCTCAAAACATTTACCAGTTCTTTAGTTCTGCTCTCACATTCAACTGGTTTGGAGAATGAAAGCTCACTTAGGATCTACCAAGGAGAAGATGCAGAGGGATCTTTGGATATATGGGCTGTCATTAAACCTGGTAACACAAAAGAGAAAATCGCCATTTTTGCATCTCAGAAGTGTGGCAGTACTTGCAGTAGCGTTGTTGACAACACCTCAGAAACAGAAGCCATTGCCCCAGAGCTGCGGACTGTCTCTGTTAAAAACAAAGGCTGCTGGGATGGTGACTGGTCTGTGGCTAAACGCAGGAGAAGGTCTGAAAACCCAGACAAGTCAAAAAGTATGGAACTTTCTTCCCCAAAAACTGAAATACTGAAAGTATCTCAACAGGAGACCCTCAATGAGAACATCGATACTTTCAAAGGAGTTGCAGATGATGCAGTCAGGACAGAGGGAGAAGAGGATGATAAGACACTTTCTGTGGTGGAGATGGTGGCATACCTGGAACAAAGAGCCAGCGACCAACAAGTGAGCTCCAAAGTCCCATCCTTTCGCAGCACCATCACTTTATCCAAAGTTGGAACCATCCCTCAGCATGCAGAGCAGCTGTCCAAGGTTGCAGAAAAGCTGGAGGTTCAGGGAGAGGAAGGAGAGTCTGTTCGAGTTCTGGATATGGTGGCTAAGTTGGAGTCACAGTGTCTGAGTAGACAAAGCCTCCGAGAAGGTGGAGGAGACCTCTCTCGAAACAATAGCTTACGGAGGAAGGTGGGGCGTGTGCTTCTGGCAGGGTCAGAACCCTTCCCACTGCCATCTCATCCAGTGTCGCCTACTGTCCCTCAGGACTCTAGAGTTGAGAGTGTCCCACAGCAACTGGATAATGATTTAGACAAACTGAGTTCCCCACCTAAGACCCTTGAGTCGATAGAGACCTCGCAGTGTGGGCTTGACACCTGCACCCTCAAGGACGTAGAAAGTTCTTGTATCTCAAGAGAGGAAACTAGCACTGCTGTTCAGTCTCTGCAGTCCTCACCAAAGGATGCCAGCTCAGAGTGCAGTGAGGAACCGATACCAGGCATGTTGTTCTTTGCCGAATCTTCTCCTCAGTCTCTGAAGGAGCATCACCTGCCCTCTCCATCAAAGAGCAGATCACTGGACAAAGAGCCTTCTCGCATCCAGGACCTTGAGCCTTTTGTCAACACTTCAGTGTCTTTAAGAGAGGAGATCAAGGATGGGCTTATGGCTGACCAAAATCATCAAACCTTtgaggagacagagagaggagagacttGCAGAGTTAGTCAGGAGCCTGTGCCTTTTCCATTACGCCGTCTAGTGTCTCATGAGTTTCTTGAAACTCGCTTTAAGATCCAGCTGCTTTTGGAGCCTCAGCAGTACATGGCTTTCCTGCCACACCACATCATTCTAAAGATATTTTGCTTGCTACCTACTGAAAGCCTGGCTGCCCTCAAGTGCACCTGCCATTACTTTAAATTTCTCATTGAGAGTTACGACGTACGGCCGGCGGACTCTCGTTGGGTGAGTGATCCACGCTACAAAGACGATCCCTGCAAGCAGTGTAAGAAGAAGTATGACCGTGGTGACGTTTCGCTCTGCCGTTGGCATCATAAGCCCTACTGCCAGGCGCTACCATATGGCCCGGGCTACTGGATGTGCTGCCGCAAGTCTCACAAAGACACACCTGGTTGCAATGTGGGACTTCATGACAACCGCTGGGTCCCTGCCTTTCATAGCATCAACATGCCAATTTACAAGAAAAGCAGGGACACTGATGAGGATCTGTAG